The following are encoded together in the Longimicrobium sp. genome:
- a CDS encoding condensation domain-containing protein has protein sequence MTDIISRLAQLSPEKQRLLKLKLKGGAAAAPAGQGGGERPSEFPASFAQRRLWLLDRLEPGSTAYSMPRVWRIPGPLDVAALERAVDELVRRHETLRTRLEDRGGEPVQVVAPPSPFRLEVTDLSALPGEEAMAELERLARADAAAPFRLEEGPLFRASLVRLSADEHALLWNLHHAITDGWSTGILGRELTALYQAFARGEPSPLPPLP, from the coding sequence ATGACCGATATCATCTCCCGGCTGGCCCAGCTGTCGCCCGAAAAGCAGAGGCTGCTGAAGCTGAAGCTCAAGGGCGGCGCAGCCGCGGCGCCGGCCGGGCAGGGCGGCGGCGAGCGCCCCTCCGAGTTTCCCGCGTCGTTCGCGCAGCGGCGGCTGTGGCTGCTGGATCGGCTGGAGCCGGGGAGCACCGCCTACTCCATGCCCCGCGTCTGGCGCATCCCCGGCCCCCTGGACGTGGCCGCGCTGGAGCGTGCCGTCGACGAGCTGGTGCGGCGCCACGAGACGCTGCGCACGCGCCTGGAAGATCGCGGCGGAGAGCCGGTGCAGGTGGTTGCCCCTCCATCGCCCTTCCGCCTGGAGGTGACGGACCTCTCCGCGCTCCCTGGCGAAGAGGCGATGGCCGAGCTGGAGCGGCTGGCGCGCGCCGACGCCGCGGCTCCCTTCCGGCTGGAGGAGGGCCCGCTCTTCCGCGCCTCCCTCGTGCGCCTGTCGGCCGACGAGCACGCCCTGCTGTGGAACCTGCACCACGCGATCACCGACGGCTGGTCCACGGGCATCCTGGGGCGCGAGCTGACGGCCCTGTACCAGGCCTTTGCGCGCGGCGAGCCCTCGCCGCTGCCGCCGCTTCCC